The following nucleotide sequence is from Gasterosteus aculeatus chromosome 5, fGasAcu3.hap1.1, whole genome shotgun sequence.
ATTTGTGATGTCCAAAATATGGGAAAATGCAACCACATTATCATTATCCAGATGTGATTTAAAATATCCCTTCAGTTTGCATTCTTATGTATTAACAATCATCTAAGTACACAGTTTACAGGACCATCCTGGTGTCCATGTCAAACTATACTGAAGTTGGGTTacgtttattttctttttcgttCCAGCGGGTAGACATTGCCCCCTTGTGGAGTATCTATTAgtctagagcagcgattcccaaagtgtgggccgcgaaggtactgcaggtgggccgcgaggtcatttacaataaataaataaaaagtttttaattttcaattttgaaaagtttgaaattaatataaaaatatgtatgatgcggcacattagttatgtgaaacattaattgatgaagcacaaacgaacagattggttaatcggttgatccatactggttgcacacggcgctcaaggcctctgccaaacatgccaaagtgCGGTCTACGAcagcgagatgctgagcggcgctcaagcgcgtgagatagagcttgtttcagggcgcgtcggagaaacaaagctgtcgttcttgctgagcacttcatgagattaaagagcgagagacagtgcccttttctttactgtagctgaaccatcttaatggggaaaataagttattctaaaagcagccgaagatttaaggcttggatggcgaggggggcggcaggAGCGGACACACCTCACAGCATCGaccggaccctgaaagcaccgtctccacctccccacacccccgtTCACCcaccccgacgccaaacgtttgactgcctcggcggcaaatcaccagccggtctgcgagctggacgcattggtcttaatgtgccggtaatgatggtaaatgatggttgtagctggttgtcatctacggtccaccacggttacataaaggtgtcgtttgtgttttgacaacgttttgtctcataatttcgactttctatcccctttcttcaatgcggaaatgagcttctatagttgtgtgaatgcatcgctccagccaatccacagacggggtttgtaaccaatcaggtgtagagaccatgtgactggctccgccccctcactgtctgaaagaaaaacagcgagcgcgtagaaaactccttcgagcgagcagagattctcctcgcgagcgaggaagttcacgttatttgatatttgatttgcatcaacctgatttgcgctctcgaattttgacagtgatttgcgctgatagactgcagtatcttatgcgccttattgtgcggaaaacacggcacatgagctccggagaatggtatacaaaacatacattgtccgttaatacatttttaatcggttaaattcttaaggtcatccctagtttatgttttgatcagagttgtgattaaaggtttgggtgggccgcaaaagattttcagatttcaaagtgggccgcggcattcttgagtttgggaaccgctggtctagAGGTTTCCTGCTGAGTGGTGCTCACCCTGTGACGTATATTAGTCTGTGGAGCAGTTTCTTTTTCCCGAAAAAGAGGGAAACAAATCACAGACAGGCTCCTAAATGTCTGATACCTTCTTTATATTTCCAGTAACACAACTAAAAAAGCTATACTGCAAATCGTGTTACAACAACCATAATGGGCCATGTTTTTGAAGTGGGGAGACAGATACAGGTTTTCCTGAGATAAAACCCAAGGGGACAACTGGCCGCCCGGTTGACCTTTCACCCAGATGCCGCCTTCACAGGGGTCACGGTCGTCCTGCAAATCACTTCGTCTGCCCTTTGACACTGCATGTCATTGGAATCCGCCTCCTCAGGATGTTCGGATTGGCAGAGAAGGCTCAAAGCAGGCACGTCAGGCTGTGGCTGAGTAAACAAAATGCAGAAGCTAgaaagtgtttttctgtttctgtcgtTAGAAAATTTGAATGTTTGTGGATGAAATCATTTAATTAGATTTAAGGCGCGTTTCCACCAAGCGGTATGGTACGGTAAGGGTCGGGTCGGTAcaggtcgggtctgttaaccatgatttggcgagcgtttccaccgccaacagtacccttacttgataggcgtagtgtattccagaaagtagtgataacgtcacttgataggcgtggtgtatatgacggaaagtagattggcgtcattcgatcgcgcgaaaactgaaagctaaccgatGATACCCAAGAAGGTCTGCACCTCTTGGATTGACCACGGTAAAGTAATCTTGCGCGGCGACATTGTTGCGACGGTGTTGTAGTTTAAAAATGGCGCCTCGTGTGTTGactttccccttgcggcacgcgcaaatgacgacactctttcaaccaatcaatgttctgcagtgagtctagctccaccctttagtaccaaacaactgtgccagataccccaacggaagggtacccaaaaagtggtacggtacggttcggatttttggtaccattctcaacttttggcagtcgAGGCACAAATAAAAGGGGACCGACCcaacccgtaccgtaccgctcggtggaaacgcgccattagatTAGAATGTTTATCATTATTATCTGAGTACAATAATTATTTAACCGTGTTTACCTCTGAAGGCTTCTTCATGCTACCATCTAGTTTGATATAGTTACAAAAATTATGTTGATTTATTATGATGTTGATTTATGCAAAGCCAACTTACAATTGAGAAATATAAGACAATACAAATAAGAAATCAATTCTTCAATAATATGGTCCTTAAAGTATATGGCTGTAATATGATGCATGCTCTTACCTGTGCTGTTGTAACCCAATTGCTTCCTCCAGATGCAGACTTTGATAATAACATATCCAGCAGCCAAGAACAAGCCAATCCCTCCTCCGATAAAAACATACTTCATttctggaaggaaaaaaaaacgtcaggAATCACATGGCAATATGAGAACAAGATACAATACGGTGACATTAGTTTGGGAAAGGCCAGctcatcttcctccctcctgacctgcgcgtgtgtgtgtgggtttgtatgAAAGTAGGCTAGGGGGATGTTTGATTTCACAACGTGTTTACTTGGTGTAAGATACAATTCTCAGTCATCGTATCAGGCTCCTTTCTGAAAATATTATTGCATCACCGGTGTTTGCAACTTGAATCCTGAGCGTCTGGGAACTATTGAGGGGGTCACAGCTGTTCAACTTCAAACAGACGTCTATCATAAAAACTATGAAGCTTAAACATTTCCTATACAAAAGAGCTTGTCTACATGTTGGAAGCTGGCCGGATTCTGAGGTCAAGGAAAAGTTCGACACCAATCTCATCAAAGCACAGCAGCAAAGATTAAGAAAATACCAATAACAActaccatttacggtattatttAATGTGACTATCATTTAGTGGTCCCCTGCCCTTGTTAAAGAGAAAAATAAGTAATGGAAGGGAAAACATGATTGATCCCTCAAAGGAAATTACTTGACTTTGAAGATCTAAGCTTAAGGTCACTGTGACATGGGACCAATCTATCTTTGTGATCCCAAAAACGTTAATTTGCCACTGGGGACGAACTGATTCAAATTTTGGGTCGCTGTGACATCACAATAGATGTGTCCAGCCTCAACTCAAGCAGTTATTAACTAATTATGATAATTTAACACAAATGTCTAACGGGATAAACCCATATAGGACGCCGTGGTTGCTCTGAAAAGCTCCCTGATCCACCGGTGTGCAATGCCGAGGTACCACaggtccttccttcctgctgttGTCAGATTTCGCAACAGCTCTACTCTCAGTGGCCCACAAAACACTTGTGTACGtgtattaaaaacacactgcatattaaaaacacactgcagtAACAGTTTGTATTCATAGTAGTTGTTTTTACTGCTGTCTCTTGTTTGAAATTGAACTACGCTGCCGTAAATCCTGTAAATTTCCCTGCTGCGGGACTGATAAAGGGTTATCTTAtcttaaaatgatgaaaaaagtgTTGACCTTTTAAAAAGATATGGTTAGAAACTGCAACAGCTTATTTTTACACATGGACcgaaaataaacacatacacgtaaACAGTACCTATAGACATGCAATCATTAATGCATTAGGAGATGTCCCGGTGAGGAGACTCATAGGATGGGGTCTTTGGCTGTTAGGGGTTCGGTGCCTCGCTGAAGATTGAGACCATGAGGCGAACCGAGGAACCTCTCAAGCTACCAATGCAAACTCACCACTTGGTGCAAGCTGCACTCTCGACCTTCCGGTTCAGAGGCCAAGTCCCAACGGAGTGTGCTAATACAGCCCAAGGAAGAACAGATCTGGTTGTTCCTTGTAATGAAGAATGATCCCAACCCACCCAACCCCTTTTTTTGTGGGAATTCCTAGATTCACGATGAAGAAAAGATCATCACCCATTTATTTACTAAcagaagagaaaacatttgaaagtcACTCTTTTTAATTGTCTTGTGACCCCATGTACAGTACAGTATTTGTTTGACACCAACAAAAAGCAAAACCCCGGTGCAGCATATCCGTCTGAATGGCTGGATAACTTGTCTGTGCTCCAATAAACTCACCCGCGTAACGGGTTGACCTACCTGTTTGCTCTGCAGAGtctgctccatctcctctcaCGCTCATCAGCAGGCACTCTGAAACACATTGTGTACGGTGTGAAATATATTCAGGTCACAAAAACCGTCTGTTcacaaagacaggaagcagaTACCGCTACCACAGGGGGGTTTACATCAGATAAAGTGGAGCTCAGTGTCAGTCTTCTGCACAGTACAAAGGGTTGCTCAGTAAGTCGGTGGCGAAGTGAAGCTTCCCTGCACACGTTGTATTCTACAGCACTTCTTGTTGCTGGAACAATGGAATGGGCTTTATTAGCAGTCATCACCGTCTTCTGGATACACGTGTTTTTATAAACCTATCAGGTACTTTTGGTGTTTAAATCGTCAGTTGTTTTGTGTCAATTCACAACAGTTATTTTTAATGATGGAGAAACAGCGTCATTATCTTGCTCGAGGACACCTTAGCAGTGGTCATTGTTCTCAGGTTTTCCCCACTCAAGATATGAGCCACCAGGGAGgttaacctctgacctctggttCCTGACTGTACTGTGCTACCTGTGCACACTGTTTTCAATATGCTCTAAGTGCAGGAAGTAATTAAATAATAACGGTGAAGTGTGGAGTCATTCACAGAATTTATCATCACAGATGAAGGCTTATATTACATGCGC
It contains:
- the LOC144407984 gene encoding uncharacterized protein LOC144407984 isoform X2, which translates into the protein MRALETCGGLPAVLRALLIAECLLMSVRGDGADSAEQTEMKYVFIGGGIGLFLAAGYVIIKVCIWRKQLGYNSTATA